CCTCCTGGGTGAGCGTCACGTCTCGCGGCCCCCGCTCGAACAGCCGCACGCCGAATTCCTGCTCGAGGGCCGAAATCCGGCTGGAGATCGCGGCTTGCGTCGCGTGCAGGCGTTCGGCGGTCAACCGGAAATTGCGCAGCTTGGCCAGCCATACAAACGTTTCAAGAAAACGGATGTTCATGGGACACCGTGTTGATGCGTCGAATAGCAAACGGCGAACAGCGGGCAATCCAGCATGTTGGCGACATATGGATATTTTCGGTCAGTTTATCGCGGTGCCGTGCCGTGCGTGACAAGAAAAATTAACCGCTCGGACCAACATTTATTTGTTAGACATTGAGTCCCTGCTCGTCAAGACTGACATTCGAGACTCAACTCGGGACTCCACTCGGCAGTGGTGCCGCACGTGACGCTGGTTCGCCCGTCCGTCAACCCGGTGAAAGGTAGCGATGAACACACTTGAATGTGAAATCGACGGCAGTACAGGTTTGCGTCACCTCTACTCGGTCGATATGCTGGCCCACACTGGGTAGCGCCGATGAAACCTATTCGCCAACTGCATGAAGCGCTTGCCGATTCGAGGCTTTCCGCAAGCGAATTGCTCGAGCAAAGCGCGGCCACAATCGCCCGCGACGCGGGCAGAAACGATTCCACCTACACAAGTCTCGACATTGCCGGCGCACGCGTGGCGGCGGCAACCAGCGATTCGTTGCGCCAGCGCGGCTATGTGCCGTCGTCATTGGCCGGTTTGCCCGTATCGGTCAAAGATCTGTTCAATATCAAGGGGCAACGTACGACCGCCGGTTCCCGGGTCTTCTCCGACGCCGCGCCGGCCGTCCGCGACGCGCTCGCAGTCGCACGATTACGCGACGCAGGTGCAGTCTTTGTAGGCCGCACCAACATGAGCGAGTTTGCGTTCTCAGGATTGGGGCTCAATCCGCATTACGGAACGCCACCCAACCCGCTCGACACACAGTGGGTGGCAGGGGGATCGAGCTCAGGTGCGGCAACCTCGGTAGCCCTCGGCCACGTCGTCTGTGCGCTGGGTACTGACACCGGCGGGTCGCTACGTATTCCGGCAACATTCTGCGGGTTGACCGGCTTCAAGCCCACGGCCCGCCGCGTCCCTCTGGACGGAGTATTGCCCTTGTCCACCTCATTCGACTCGGTCGGCCCGATCGCTCGAAGCGTCGACTGCTGCGCACTGGTTGATGCTGTGCTGTCGGGGCAGGTACTCGATACGGCCGCACGCCCTTTGTCCGGCGTGCGTTTCGGCGTCACGACTGACTACGTCAGCGACGACATCGACGAAGCGATTCGCTACGCGTTCGATCGCGCGGTCGGTCTGCTGCGCCGCGCCGGCGCATCGGTCGAACACTTCGCATTCCCCGAACTGTATGAAATGGCAAACCGCTATCCGCTTGCCGGAATCACAGCCATCGAGGCATGGGCATGGCATCGCAAGTGTGTCGATCGCGCGCCAAACGCGTACGATCCGCGCGTGCTGAAACGTCTGAAGGTAGGAGAGGGGCGCAGCGCGGCCGACTATATCGAGTTGCTCGCTGCGCGCGAGGGGTTCATTCGGGCAGCGCGGATGCGTCTTCTGAAGTTCGACGCCTGGCTCATGCCAACGGTTGCCATCGCGCCACCGGAAATCGCTGCTCTGGAGCAGGACGACGGTTACTTCTTTGCCGTGAACTCGAAAGTGCTGCGCAACCCGAGCATCATAAACTTCATGGACGGCTGCGCCCTATCCGTGCCATGTCATCGTCCGGGCGAGCCGCCGGTAGGACTGTCGATCTGCGGGACAGCGCTTGCCGACGCCGCGATCCTGTCAATTGGACGCAGCGTCGAGGTGCTGTTGAGCGACGCTTCAGCATCGAACAAAGCATCAGATTTGTTTATTGCTCGCCAATAAAATTAGTCGTTGGACGGCGCAAATTGGCGTTTGAATACTGCGCCTCATGCCCGGCGTCTGCTGTCGTTACACGCCACGGGTCCCCGGATGCCAAAACATACGGCTCTTCGTCCACTCTCGAATCAAGGATCTACTCGTGACTCACTATTCCAGCACGCTTCGCCTGTCGCGTCGTCCCCTCACGATCCTGGTCGGTGCGGCCCTTCTGGCGTTCGGCGGCCGCAGTTTCGCCGCCCCTTCCGTCGTCCTGATCGGACATGCCGCCCCGCTGACCGGACAGCTTGCCCACATGGGAAAGGACAGCGAAAACGCGGCACGGCTGGCGATCGATGAGATTAACAGCCAGCATCCCGTGATTGACGGAAGGCCCGTGATGTTCCAGCTTGACTCGCAGGACGATGCTGCCGATCCGCGTACCGGCACGCAGGTCGCACAGAAGCTTGTCGACGACGGCGTGGTGGCGGTTGTGGGCGACATCAATTCGGGCGTGTCGATTCCTGCCTCGAAGATTTACAGCGGCGCAGACATCGTACAGATTTCGCAGGGCTCGACGAACCCCACGTACACGCTGCAGGGTTACAAGACAACGTTCCGCGTAGTCGCAACTGATGCGCTTCAGGGACCGGCGCTTGCCAACTATGCGCTGGACTCGCTGCACGCCAGGACGATTGCCATTGTTGACGATTCAACGGCCTACGGCCAGGGACTTGCCGATGAATTCGAAAAGGCCGCGAAGGCGAAAGGCGCCAATATCGTCACGCGTGAAGCAACCAACGACAAGGCGATAGACTTTCGCGCAATCCTCACGAAGATCAAGGGCCTGCACCCCGACGTGATCATGTACGGCGGCTCGGATGCAACAGCTGGACCGCTAGCGAAGCAGGCGGCGAACCTCGGGATCACGGCGAAAGTGCTGGGAGGCGATGGTGCATGCACGGACAAGATGATCGATCTGGCTGGCGACGCGATAGGCAACGTTACATGCTCGGAGGCAGGTTTGGCATTGTCGAGAATGCCGAAGGGACAGGACTTCGACAAGCGCTACGTCGCCCGTTTCAGGACCCCGATCGACGCCTACGCGCCATTTACCTACGACGCGGTCTACGTCATCTACTCCGCAATGAAGCGGGCGAATTCGACCGAGCGAACGAAGATCCTTGCCGCGATGCCTTCAACACAGTATGACGGCGTCATCGGTCACATTGCGTTCGATCCGCACGGTGACCTCAAGGATGCAGCCATCACGATCTATCAGTTTAAGGACAAAAAGAAAACGGTGATGGACGTCATCAAGATGTAACTGACGAATCCATCGAGCACCGCGGTCTCACGAGGCGTTCGAGCCTCGGTTCATCCCGACCAACGGACCTTCACACGGACGATGTTGGGCGTCTTGCCTTAACGGCTCGACGCCGGCACGCGTTCTGCCTTGCCCCTCTACTGTCTTGCCGAAGTGGGCAGCCCCAAGAGGTCGCACGCAAGACTAACGACCTTCTCGATTTCCTCGGGCGCGCGTGGATCCAGGCCAGTCATCCGGCTGTACTCGTTCGCAAACACAATGCTGGTGTTGATGATGCCAATTATCGCGTAGTGAAGCTGCCCCGGATTGCCGGCGCGTACTACGCCCGCCAGTTGTCCGGCGCGAATGGCCTGCGTGGATATCTCGTAGGACGGACGGATGTAATTCTCGATCAACCAATCGAATCGGTCGCTTTCTATCTGACCTTCAAACGCGACCAATCGATGGAATTCGGGATGCCTCGCAGTGAAGGTCGCGAATGCGTGGAACATGTCACGCAGCACCATACCCGGTCCCTCTGTAGCCGCTTTCTCCACCCAGTGCGACGCGCTTAATTCCCGCGTGCTGTCGCCAAAAATCGACCTGACGACCTCGCGCCACAGCGCGTCTTTAGTCTTGAAGTGGTAGACGACCAACTGATGCATTTCGCCAGCATGCTTGGCAATCTGACGCAGACTCGATCCCTCGAAGCCCGACGTGGCAAAAACTTGCAGCGCCGAGGCCAGGATGCGGGAGCGGCCATCGGATGGGTTTCCCGATTTGGAAGTGTTCATGCTGACGCCCTTCAGTGCCCGTAAAACGGGATTGTTGACTTTCCGACTGGAAAGTATATCATCGCAATAACTTTCCGATCGGAAAGTCAACAAATGAGGACATGATGAAACGGGTAATCATCGTCGGAGGCGGCTATGCCGGCGCAAATCTCGCAAGAGCGCTGGACAAGGTCGCAGAGGTGTGTGTCGTCGAGGCGCGCGACCATTTCGTCCATAACGTTGCGGCGATACGCAGCGTGGTCGATCCGTCGCTGCTGCCGCAGATCGTGATTCCCTACGATCGCCTGTTGCGGCGCGGCCGGGTCAGGCAAGGTCTCGTGACTAGCGTGTCTGACGGTGGCGTCACACTGGCGAACGGCGAGACGATCGAGGGCGATGCGGTGATTGTCGCGACCGGCTCGAGCTATGCGCGCCCGTTCAAACCCGCCTGGCATTTTGCGCAGGCATTCACGGACAGCATGAAGGACGCCCATGCGGGT
Above is a genomic segment from Paraburkholderia phenazinium containing:
- a CDS encoding amidase codes for the protein MKPIRQLHEALADSRLSASELLEQSAATIARDAGRNDSTYTSLDIAGARVAAATSDSLRQRGYVPSSLAGLPVSVKDLFNIKGQRTTAGSRVFSDAAPAVRDALAVARLRDAGAVFVGRTNMSEFAFSGLGLNPHYGTPPNPLDTQWVAGGSSSGAATSVALGHVVCALGTDTGGSLRIPATFCGLTGFKPTARRVPLDGVLPLSTSFDSVGPIARSVDCCALVDAVLSGQVLDTAARPLSGVRFGVTTDYVSDDIDEAIRYAFDRAVGLLRRAGASVEHFAFPELYEMANRYPLAGITAIEAWAWHRKCVDRAPNAYDPRVLKRLKVGEGRSAADYIELLAAREGFIRAARMRLLKFDAWLMPTVAIAPPEIAALEQDDGYFFAVNSKVLRNPSIINFMDGCALSVPCHRPGEPPVGLSICGTALADAAILSIGRSVEVLLSDASASNKASDLFIARQ
- a CDS encoding branched-chain amino acid ABC transporter substrate-binding protein, producing the protein MTHYSSTLRLSRRPLTILVGAALLAFGGRSFAAPSVVLIGHAAPLTGQLAHMGKDSENAARLAIDEINSQHPVIDGRPVMFQLDSQDDAADPRTGTQVAQKLVDDGVVAVVGDINSGVSIPASKIYSGADIVQISQGSTNPTYTLQGYKTTFRVVATDALQGPALANYALDSLHARTIAIVDDSTAYGQGLADEFEKAAKAKGANIVTREATNDKAIDFRAILTKIKGLHPDVIMYGGSDATAGPLAKQAANLGITAKVLGGDGACTDKMIDLAGDAIGNVTCSEAGLALSRMPKGQDFDKRYVARFRTPIDAYAPFTYDAVYVIYSAMKRANSTERTKILAAMPSTQYDGVIGHIAFDPHGDLKDAAITIYQFKDKKKTVMDVIKM
- a CDS encoding TetR/AcrR family transcriptional regulator is translated as MNTSKSGNPSDGRSRILASALQVFATSGFEGSSLRQIAKHAGEMHQLVVYHFKTKDALWREVVRSIFGDSTRELSASHWVEKAATEGPGMVLRDMFHAFATFTARHPEFHRLVAFEGQIESDRFDWLIENYIRPSYEISTQAIRAGQLAGVVRAGNPGQLHYAIIGIINTSIVFANEYSRMTGLDPRAPEEIEKVVSLACDLLGLPTSARQ